One window from the genome of Lacerta agilis isolate rLacAgi1 chromosome 18, rLacAgi1.pri, whole genome shotgun sequence encodes:
- the ARRDC5 gene encoding arrestin domain-containing protein 5, with amino-acid sequence MSVVKSIELVIPKDVYVAGSVVDGQLVLSLHSTLVDPLVKVELIGRGYLEWIEEANVEKDYSQPGTCVNKADYVHKTKTFKIERNWLGPGVHPFDFHFVLPPRIPSTFTSRVGRISYFLQGVCATRELILRKQKKYLLVQGISIFRQDVVTSEFPLVVEVEKALLYNCCFKSSPITLRLSLGKSIYAPGDDITFTTEIANRTGKSIKKVVFALHSVVLYKAFNLRAEKRTLEQREEMMRLESHIGRGSPCEATKINSTLSLPKVMSVSSSYKSDDIMDVGYELTATVYFPWCMSTLAAKIPIIIRNEIVDVQE; translated from the exons ATGTCGGTGGTGAAGTCCATCGAGCTGGTGATTCCAAAGGATGTGTACGTAGCCGGCTCAGTGGTGGACGGGCAGCTGGTTCTTAGCCTCCACAGCACCCTGGTGGACCCCCTGGTGAAAGTGGAGCTGATCGGAAGGGGCTACCTCGAGTGGATCGAGGAGGCCAACGTCGAGAAGGACTACAGCCAGCCCGGGACCTGCGTCAACAAGGCAGATTACGTCCACAAGACAAAAACTTTCAAGATAGAGC GGAACTGGCTGGGTCCGGGTGTCCACCCTTTTGATTTCCACTTCGTCTTGCCTCCCAGGATCCCTTCCACCTTCACCAGCCGGGTCGGACGAATCAGCTACTTCCTCCAAGGCGTCTGCGCGACGAGGGAGCTCATTCTCCGCAAGCAGAAGAAGTACCTGCTGGTTCAAGGGATCTCCATCTTCAGGCAGGACGTTGTCACATCGGAG TTCCCCTTGGTGGTGGAAGTCGAGAAGGCCCTCCTGTACAACTGCTGCTTCAAGAGCTCCCCCATCACCCTGCGCCTCTCCCTCGGCAAAAGCATCTACGCGCCGGGGGATGACATCACTTTCACGACGGAGATCGCCAACCGGACAGGGAAGTCCATCAAGAAAGTGGTCTTCGCCCTGCACTCCGTGGTCCTCTACAAGGCCTTCAACCTCCGGGCCGAGAAGCGCACTTTGGAGCAGCGGGAGGAGATGATGCGCCTGGAGTCTCACATCGGGAGGGGCTCCCCCTGCGAGGCCACCAAGATCAACAGCACCCTCTCCCTGCCCAAAGTCATGTCCGTCAGCAGCTCATACAAGTCCGACGACATCATGGATGTCGGGTACGAGTTGACGGCCACCGTCTACTTCCCCTGGTGCATGAGCACCTTGGCGGCAAAGATCCCCATCATCATCCGGAACGAAATCGTAGATGTCCAGGAATGA